A genomic segment from Burkholderia plantarii encodes:
- the poxB gene encoding ubiquinone-dependent pyruvate dehydrogenase, with protein MASKTIADYLAHTLAEAGVERIWGVTGDSLNGLSDSLRRLGKIKWAHTRHEETAAFAAGAEAAVTGRLAVCAGSCGPGNLHLINGLFDCHRNHVPVVAIAAHIPSSEIGLGYFQETHPQELFRECSHYVELVSNPKQFPRVLDRAIRTAVEERGVAVIVLPGDVALEAVPDAAVPGHVSYETGAAVPPEPQLDQLAKLLDASRKVALLCGSGCAGAHDEIVALADTLGAPIVHALRGKEHVEWDNPFDVGMTGLIGFSSGYHALKSCDTLLMLGTDFPYRNFYPTDAKVIQIDRRGSAIGKRVAVDLGLVGDVKATLAALHGRLARKTDRHFLDAARRHYAEAREGLDSLARPSPAGRPIHPQYLTKLVSELADDDAIFSVDVGTPTLWAARYLKMNGKRRLLGSFNHGSMANALPQALGAQAAQPDRQVVALCGDGGLSMLMGELLTARQQQLPLTLVVFNNSSLGFVSMEMKAGGYLDDDTRLADTDYAAIARGAGIEAIRVEQAEELEGALKEAFALRKPVLVDVVTARQEIALPPKIEWAQAKGFSLYMLKAVLNAKGNEVVELATTMFR; from the coding sequence ATGGCAAGCAAAACGATCGCAGATTATCTGGCCCACACGCTGGCGGAAGCCGGTGTCGAACGCATCTGGGGGGTGACGGGCGACAGCCTGAACGGCCTCTCGGACAGCCTGCGGCGGCTCGGCAAGATCAAGTGGGCACATACGCGCCACGAGGAAACCGCGGCGTTCGCGGCCGGCGCGGAGGCGGCCGTCACGGGGCGGCTGGCCGTCTGCGCGGGCAGCTGCGGCCCCGGCAACCTGCACCTGATCAACGGCCTGTTCGATTGCCATCGCAATCACGTGCCGGTGGTGGCGATCGCCGCGCACATCCCGTCCTCGGAGATCGGGCTCGGCTATTTCCAGGAGACGCATCCGCAGGAACTGTTCCGCGAATGCAGCCACTACGTCGAGCTCGTGTCGAACCCGAAGCAGTTCCCGCGCGTGCTCGATCGCGCGATCCGCACCGCGGTGGAGGAGCGCGGCGTGGCCGTGATCGTGCTGCCCGGCGACGTGGCGCTCGAGGCGGTGCCCGACGCCGCGGTGCCCGGCCACGTCAGCTACGAGACCGGCGCGGCGGTGCCGCCCGAGCCGCAGCTCGACCAGCTCGCGAAGCTGCTCGACGCGTCGCGCAAGGTCGCGCTGCTGTGCGGCAGCGGCTGCGCGGGCGCGCATGACGAGATCGTGGCGCTGGCCGACACGCTCGGCGCGCCGATCGTCCACGCGCTGCGCGGCAAGGAGCACGTGGAATGGGACAACCCGTTCGACGTCGGCATGACCGGGCTGATCGGCTTCAGCTCCGGCTATCACGCGCTGAAATCGTGCGACACGCTGCTGATGCTCGGCACCGACTTCCCGTACCGCAACTTCTATCCGACCGACGCGAAGGTGATCCAGATCGACCGGCGCGGCTCGGCGATCGGCAAGCGCGTGGCCGTCGACCTGGGGCTCGTCGGCGACGTGAAGGCGACGCTCGCGGCGCTGCACGGACGCCTCGCGCGCAAGACCGACCGCCATTTCCTCGATGCCGCGCGGCGCCATTACGCCGAGGCACGCGAGGGGCTCGACAGCCTCGCGCGGCCGTCGCCGGCCGGCAGGCCGATTCATCCGCAATACCTGACGAAGCTGGTCAGCGAGCTGGCCGACGACGACGCGATCTTCAGCGTGGACGTGGGCACGCCCACGCTGTGGGCCGCGCGCTACCTGAAGATGAACGGCAAGCGGCGCCTGCTCGGCTCGTTCAACCACGGCTCGATGGCCAACGCGCTGCCGCAGGCGCTCGGCGCGCAGGCCGCGCAGCCGGACCGCCAGGTGGTCGCGCTGTGCGGCGACGGCGGGCTGTCGATGCTGATGGGCGAACTGCTCACGGCGCGCCAGCAGCAGCTGCCGCTCACGCTGGTGGTGTTCAACAACAGCTCGCTCGGCTTCGTGTCGATGGAGATGAAGGCGGGCGGCTATCTCGACGACGACACGCGGCTCGCCGACACCGATTACGCGGCGATCGCGCGCGGCGCCGGGATCGAGGCGATCCGCGTCGAGCAGGCCGAGGAACTGGAGGGCGCGCTGAAGGAGGCGTTTGCGCTGCGCAAGCCGGTGCTGGTCGACGTCGTGACGGCACGACAGGAGATCGCGCTGCCGCCGAAGATCGAATGGGCGCAGGCCAAGGGCTTCAGCCTCTACATGCTGAAGGCGGTGCTGAACGCGAAGGGCAACGAGGTGGTGGAACTGGCGACGACGATGTTCCGCTGA
- a CDS encoding ProQ/FinO family protein, translating to MGFEQLAELKKQLAKQRADAKPQARQGKPSGQPAAKPSGGKPPAKSSKPAHHQSAGKPAAAHGGGKPSAGKPQQHARRPAPAADAKPVNPTVLAIGKLQRRFPVAFPKSPAPKVPLKIGIFKDLVAHTAELGLDEAQLRDAIKEWCRGSRYWACLVDGAARVDLTGAEAGTVTAQQAAGAVRLDAARRSRASGKGKAGDTKRGDGAKGAPDANAASEQDAAAQPEAAEAAADAAPAAEVTAHAAGAPATPAPDASEAVETAASDTDAGQADHVGHDAEPK from the coding sequence ATGGGTTTCGAACAACTCGCAGAATTGAAGAAGCAACTCGCGAAGCAGCGAGCCGATGCCAAACCGCAGGCCCGGCAGGGCAAGCCGTCTGGCCAGCCCGCCGCGAAACCGTCCGGCGGCAAGCCGCCGGCGAAATCGTCGAAGCCGGCGCATCACCAATCCGCCGGCAAGCCGGCGGCAGCGCATGGCGGTGGCAAGCCGTCGGCGGGCAAGCCGCAACAGCACGCGCGCCGCCCGGCCCCGGCCGCCGACGCGAAGCCGGTCAATCCGACCGTGCTGGCGATCGGCAAGCTGCAGCGCCGTTTCCCGGTCGCGTTCCCGAAGAGCCCCGCGCCGAAGGTGCCGTTGAAGATCGGCATCTTCAAGGACCTGGTGGCCCACACGGCCGAACTCGGCCTGGACGAAGCGCAGCTGCGTGACGCCATCAAGGAATGGTGCCGCGGCAGCCGCTACTGGGCCTGCCTCGTCGACGGCGCGGCGCGCGTCGACCTGACGGGCGCCGAAGCCGGCACCGTGACGGCCCAGCAGGCGGCCGGCGCGGTCCGCCTCGACGCGGCGCGCCGTTCGCGCGCGTCCGGCAAGGGCAAGGCCGGCGACACGAAGCGCGGCGACGGCGCCAAGGGCGCCCCGGATGCGAACGCGGCGAGCGAGCAGGATGCGGCCGCGCAGCCCGAAGCCGCCGAGGCCGCAGCCGACGCCGCGCCGGCAGCCGAGGTGACGGCGCACGCCGCCGGGGCTCCGGCAACGCCGGCGCCCGACGCGAGCGAAGCCGTCGAGACGGCCGCCTCCGACACCGACGCGGGCCAGGCCGATCACGTCGGGCACGACGCCGAACCGAAGTAA
- a CDS encoding PAS domain-containing sensor histidine kinase — MIASGSSRFPSGQPRAPRSRLGAALARPAAAGLAAFAVGAVLSIGVAWFVGQAWQDSMTARFERRASLVTTNLRRELRASGAVLSSARGVLQLAPGLAPAAWRDYVATLDPDGARAPLAGLGYATAGAASPGAGPASTAILPDATRTGRVSLGQARSLLAASDAQAAVSAPAAASSSATASSAASSTASITLFAPIAHGAQPTPPAADAGALQRARESGQLALAARPAQGGLPAALTLYLPVDVANAADATPAAAPGTAPRRAPGGYLFAPLDVTRLFELASADDRNLGLQAFAAPGTAPLYATDTPPADDSPLARANFRRTDTLAFGGATLTLAYTAADATAGARTLASIVLAAGLVASLSLAAALAGWSRARAAARTVPSGSRLNEARMMGIIRSSMEAIITVDEEQKIVIFNPMAEKVFGVSAMDAIGAPLTRFIPPRFRHSHSSHIARFGVTGQSERHLGSQRLLYGLRANGDEFPIEASISQIHDGDGKLYTVMMRDVTERVQAENALKASREELRELSANLQRVREEEKTRIARELHDDLGQQLTALKMDLSAVEHRLLRDGTGNAHASVVEPLREMRRLIDATVASVRRIAADLRPVMLDDLGLVPAIEWLANDFTNRYGIDVERRIEPGDVRFPNATATALFRIVQEALTNVARHAEASRVELTLGIEDRQCLLRIVDDGVGADHADGRRAPDDKSFGLLGIRERAHMLGGTVRIETARDRGYALTITIPLPSTQDPNLP, encoded by the coding sequence ATGATTGCTAGCGGTTCTTCCCGCTTTCCTTCCGGCCAGCCGCGCGCGCCCCGCTCACGGCTGGGCGCCGCGCTGGCCCGCCCGGCCGCCGCCGGCTTGGCCGCGTTCGCCGTGGGCGCGGTGCTGTCCATCGGTGTCGCATGGTTCGTCGGTCAGGCCTGGCAGGACTCGATGACGGCGCGCTTCGAGCGCCGCGCGAGCCTGGTCACCACCAACCTGCGGCGCGAGCTGCGGGCGAGCGGCGCCGTGCTGAGCAGCGCGCGCGGCGTGCTGCAGCTGGCGCCCGGCCTCGCCCCCGCCGCGTGGCGCGACTACGTGGCGACGCTCGATCCGGACGGCGCCCGCGCGCCGCTCGCCGGACTCGGCTACGCCACGGCCGGCGCCGCGAGCCCAGGTGCCGGCCCGGCGAGCACGGCGATCCTGCCGGACGCCACGCGCACCGGCCGCGTGAGCCTCGGACAGGCACGGTCCCTGCTCGCCGCGAGCGACGCGCAAGCCGCTGTCTCCGCGCCGGCAGCGGCCTCATCCAGCGCCACCGCTTCATCCGCCGCTTCATCCACCGCCTCGATCACGCTGTTCGCGCCGATCGCGCACGGCGCGCAACCGACGCCGCCGGCCGCCGATGCCGGCGCCCTGCAACGCGCGCGAGAGAGCGGCCAGCTCGCGCTCGCCGCGCGCCCGGCGCAAGGCGGCCTGCCCGCCGCGCTCACGCTCTACCTGCCCGTGGACGTCGCGAATGCCGCCGACGCCACGCCCGCCGCGGCTCCCGGCACCGCGCCGCGCCGCGCGCCGGGCGGCTACCTGTTCGCGCCGCTCGACGTCACGCGCCTGTTCGAACTCGCCAGCGCCGATGACCGCAACCTCGGCCTGCAGGCCTTCGCCGCGCCCGGCACCGCGCCGCTCTATGCCACCGATACGCCGCCCGCCGACGATTCGCCGCTCGCGCGCGCGAACTTCCGGCGCACCGACACGCTCGCGTTCGGCGGCGCCACGCTGACGCTCGCCTACACGGCGGCGGACGCCACCGCCGGCGCCCGCACGCTCGCCTCGATCGTGCTCGCGGCGGGGCTGGTCGCGTCGCTGTCGCTGGCCGCCGCGCTGGCCGGCTGGTCGCGCGCCCGCGCGGCGGCCCGCACGGTGCCGAGCGGCAGCCGGCTCAACGAGGCGCGCATGATGGGCATCATCCGCTCGTCGATGGAGGCGATCATCACCGTCGACGAGGAGCAGAAGATCGTCATCTTCAATCCGATGGCGGAAAAGGTGTTCGGGGTATCGGCGATGGACGCGATCGGCGCGCCGCTCACGCGCTTCATCCCGCCGCGCTTTCGCCACTCGCACTCGAGCCACATCGCGCGCTTCGGCGTGACCGGTCAGTCCGAGCGACACCTGGGCAGCCAGCGCCTGCTGTACGGGCTGCGCGCGAACGGCGACGAATTCCCGATCGAGGCGTCGATCTCGCAGATCCACGACGGCGACGGCAAGCTCTACACGGTGATGATGCGCGACGTGACCGAGCGCGTGCAGGCGGAAAACGCGCTGAAGGCCTCGCGCGAGGAACTGCGCGAACTGTCCGCGAACCTGCAGCGCGTGCGCGAGGAGGAAAAGACCCGCATCGCGCGCGAACTGCACGACGACCTCGGCCAGCAGCTGACGGCGCTGAAGATGGACCTCTCGGCCGTCGAGCACCGGCTGCTGCGGGACGGCACCGGCAACGCCCACGCGAGCGTGGTGGAGCCGCTGCGCGAGATGCGCCGCCTGATCGACGCGACGGTGGCCTCGGTGCGCCGCATCGCGGCGGACCTGCGGCCCGTGATGCTCGACGATCTCGGCCTCGTGCCGGCCATCGAATGGCTCGCGAACGATTTCACGAACCGCTACGGGATCGACGTCGAGCGCCGCATCGAACCGGGCGACGTGCGGTTCCCGAACGCCACCGCCACCGCGCTGTTCCGCATCGTGCAGGAAGCGCTGACCAACGTCGCGCGCCACGCGGAAGCCTCGCGCGTCGAGCTCACGCTCGGCATCGAGGACCGCCAGTGCCTGCTGCGCATCGTCGACGACGGCGTGGGCGCCGATCACGCCGACGGCCGCCGCGCGCCCGACGACAAGTCGTTCGGCCTGCTCGGGATCCGCGAGCGCGCGCACATGCTGGGCGGTACCGTGCGCATCGAGACGGCGCGCGACCGCGGCTACGCGCTGACGATCACCATCCCCCTGCCTTCGACACAGGACCCGAACCTGCCATGA
- a CDS encoding glutathione S-transferase family protein, with product MKIYDSEGAPNAARIRIVLAAKGLEPCVEFVPVDLLSAGQKQDGYLAKNPIGKIPLLELDDGLVISESTAITEYLDNLDGRPLLTGTTPREKALIHMMQRRVEQLLLEPIDDYFHYGTPGLGRALAPWRMPDWPGRGEWGKRRGEAALRGLRYWDGVLRERAFLAGDTFSMADITLYAALLFLPFTGLQIAPELSALTAWQAKVDALPAVRSRSGQSPSARDIERFTAEWEAAARAA from the coding sequence GTGAAGATCTACGATTCAGAAGGTGCCCCCAACGCCGCCCGTATCCGCATCGTGCTGGCCGCGAAAGGTCTCGAGCCATGCGTCGAATTCGTCCCCGTCGATCTGCTGTCCGCCGGGCAGAAGCAGGACGGCTATCTCGCGAAGAACCCGATCGGCAAGATTCCGCTGCTCGAACTCGACGACGGCCTCGTGATCTCGGAATCGACCGCGATCACCGAATACCTCGACAACCTCGACGGCCGCCCGCTGCTCACCGGCACGACGCCGCGCGAGAAAGCGCTGATCCACATGATGCAGCGGCGCGTCGAGCAACTGCTGCTGGAGCCGATCGACGACTATTTCCATTACGGCACGCCGGGCCTCGGCCGCGCGCTCGCGCCGTGGCGCATGCCGGACTGGCCCGGTCGCGGCGAATGGGGCAAGCGACGCGGCGAGGCGGCACTGCGTGGCCTGCGCTACTGGGACGGGGTGCTGCGAGAACGCGCGTTCCTGGCCGGCGACACGTTCTCGATGGCCGACATCACGCTCTACGCGGCGCTGCTGTTCCTGCCGTTCACGGGCCTGCAGATCGCACCGGAGCTGAGCGCGCTCACGGCCTGGCAGGCGAAGGTGGATGCGTTGCCGGCGGTGCGCTCACGCAGCGGGCAGTCGCCCTCGGCGCGCGACATCGAGCGCTTCACGGCCGAGTGGGAAGCAGCGGCGCGGGCGGCCTGA
- a CDS encoding H-NS histone family protein, which yields MSNYHELLAQLNELTRQASEARETELKAVIADIRRAIAEYGLTERDLFPPRLGRPRKEDQKPKPRYRDPETGATWTGRGRVPGWIAGQDRERFLIS from the coding sequence ATGTCGAATTACCACGAGCTGCTCGCTCAACTGAACGAGTTGACCCGCCAGGCCAGCGAGGCCCGCGAAACGGAGCTCAAGGCCGTGATCGCCGACATTCGTCGCGCGATCGCCGAGTACGGGCTGACCGAACGCGACCTGTTCCCGCCGCGGCTTGGCCGTCCGCGCAAGGAGGACCAGAAGCCGAAGCCCCGCTACCGCGACCCGGAGACGGGCGCGACGTGGACGGGCCGCGGTCGCGTGCCGGGCTGGATCGCCGGACAGGATCGCGAGCGCTTCCTGATCTCCTGA
- a CDS encoding methyl-accepting chemotaxis protein, with product MLSSLRARIVVASVAIVAFALCASTIIGYVVTRSSNLDNLNVNLSATAADNGSGVRDWVASKRRMIESLTDVATSADPVPTFRQIVAAGGFLNVYAGYPDKSWKFSDADGVPADYDPTARPWYRQAAEAGHTVVTTPYVDARTSRVVVTVAVPVLRDGQLKAVVSGDVTMDDVVANVKSIHPTPGSFAMLVDGTGHLVAHPDASLVGKPLADLSPDLANVPLATLDDASRPFVARIGGRDEWLRAQPIGGTDWRLVVAFDEQEATAATRSLLVTFAIVFVVIVLLASVIVVAITRTAFRRLSQVRDAMTAIGSGSGDLTQRLPADGRDEVADIARSFNAFVGKLHDVMREVRDAAESVRSAADEIAAGNVDLSSRTESAAASLEQTAASMEQITATVGQSASAAQQADERAGAAQQIASHGGEVVSKVVATMEKIEGASSRIGDIIGVIDGIAFQTNILALNAAVEAARAGEQGRGFAVVAQEVRSLAQRSAQAAREVKTLVETTVERVGEGAAQVRAAGATMDEIVGNVANVTTIISEIRHASGEQTRGIQEVNRAVTQLDEMVQQNAALVEQSTAAAAALQSQAKMLTATVGRFRVA from the coding sequence ATGCTTTCGTCCCTCCGTGCCCGTATCGTCGTCGCCAGCGTCGCCATCGTGGCGTTCGCGCTTTGCGCCAGCACGATCATCGGCTACGTCGTCACCCGTTCCTCGAATCTCGACAACCTCAACGTCAACCTGTCGGCGACCGCCGCCGACAACGGCAGCGGCGTGCGCGACTGGGTCGCCTCGAAGCGGCGCATGATCGAATCGCTGACCGACGTGGCGACATCGGCCGACCCGGTGCCGACGTTCCGGCAGATCGTGGCGGCGGGCGGCTTCCTGAACGTCTACGCCGGCTACCCGGATAAAAGCTGGAAGTTCTCGGACGCGGACGGCGTGCCCGCCGACTACGATCCGACCGCCCGCCCTTGGTACCGGCAGGCGGCCGAGGCCGGGCACACCGTGGTCACCACGCCCTACGTCGACGCGCGAACCTCCAGGGTGGTCGTGACGGTGGCCGTGCCGGTGCTGCGCGACGGCCAGCTGAAGGCGGTGGTCAGCGGCGACGTGACGATGGACGACGTGGTCGCGAACGTGAAATCGATCCACCCCACGCCGGGCAGCTTCGCGATGCTGGTGGACGGCACCGGCCACCTCGTCGCGCACCCCGACGCGTCGCTGGTGGGCAAGCCGCTGGCCGACCTTTCGCCCGATCTCGCGAACGTGCCGCTCGCCACGCTCGACGACGCGAGCCGGCCGTTCGTGGCCCGCATCGGCGGGCGCGACGAGTGGTTGCGCGCGCAACCGATTGGCGGCACCGACTGGCGGCTCGTGGTGGCGTTCGACGAACAGGAGGCGACCGCCGCCACGCGCTCGCTGCTGGTGACGTTCGCGATCGTGTTCGTGGTGATCGTGCTGCTGGCCTCGGTGATCGTGGTGGCGATCACGCGCACCGCGTTCCGGCGGCTCTCGCAGGTGCGCGACGCGATGACCGCGATCGGCTCGGGCTCGGGCGACCTCACGCAGCGGCTGCCCGCCGACGGCCGCGACGAGGTGGCCGACATCGCGCGTTCGTTCAATGCGTTCGTGGGCAAGCTGCACGACGTGATGCGCGAGGTGCGCGACGCGGCCGAATCGGTGCGCTCGGCCGCCGACGAGATCGCGGCCGGCAACGTCGATTTGTCGTCGCGGACCGAATCGGCCGCCGCGAGCCTGGAGCAGACCGCCGCCTCGATGGAGCAGATCACCGCCACCGTCGGCCAGTCGGCGAGCGCCGCGCAGCAGGCCGACGAACGAGCGGGCGCCGCGCAGCAGATCGCCTCGCACGGCGGGGAAGTGGTGTCGAAGGTGGTCGCGACCATGGAGAAGATCGAGGGCGCCTCGAGCCGGATCGGCGACATCATCGGCGTGATCGACGGCATCGCGTTCCAGACCAACATCCTGGCGCTGAACGCGGCCGTGGAAGCGGCGCGCGCCGGCGAACAGGGGCGCGGCTTCGCGGTGGTCGCGCAGGAAGTGCGCAGCCTCGCGCAGCGCAGCGCGCAGGCCGCGCGCGAGGTGAAGACGCTGGTGGAGACGACCGTCGAGCGCGTCGGCGAGGGCGCCGCGCAGGTCCGCGCGGCGGGCGCGACGATGGACGAGATCGTCGGCAACGTCGCGAACGTGACGACCATCATCTCCGAGATCCGCCACGCGTCGGGCGAGCAGACGCGTGGTATCCAGGAGGTCAATCGTGCCGTCACGCAGCTCGATGAAATGGTCCAGCAGAACGCGGCGCTGGTCGAGCAGTCCACGGCCGCCGCGGCCGCGCTGCAATCGCAGGCGAAGATGCTGACGGCGACGGTCGGGCGTTTCCGGGTCGCCTGA
- a CDS encoding VTT domain-containing protein — MWHFPVAIPSSLGPWAVFLSVLVTQLGLPVPAAPMLILGGTMAAMGQASYTSMFVAAISATLLADSLWFSAGRLRGRRLLNGLVRYSLSLDTTLRIARNVFERYGAPILIVAKFLPGLGLMSAPLLGTTSIAIPVFLLWDFAGATMWASVWLLGGAALDHEIVRIVLWVRSSGGTIFDAFAAIFVTFLLYRWVRRIQFRRWLAKVRIEPAQLDAMMKSTEPPLIFDARPRAIRQKDAYRIAGAYPLDLDSSDQLDPALLNRPLVVYCVCPNEATAKKIIQQLQRKNIHQVRALKGGLDAWEKHGYPVEPLPVDFDASRYTVKPELEMDGEYTVRARLSDT; from the coding sequence GTGTGGCACTTTCCCGTTGCAATCCCCTCGTCGCTCGGCCCGTGGGCCGTCTTTCTGAGCGTGCTCGTCACGCAGCTCGGCCTGCCCGTGCCCGCGGCGCCGATGCTGATCCTCGGCGGCACGATGGCGGCGATGGGGCAGGCGTCGTACACGAGCATGTTCGTCGCCGCGATCAGCGCGACGCTGCTCGCCGATTCGCTCTGGTTCAGCGCCGGGCGCCTGCGCGGGCGCCGGTTGCTGAACGGGCTGGTGCGCTATTCGCTGTCGCTCGACACCACGCTGCGCATCGCGCGCAACGTGTTCGAGCGCTACGGCGCGCCGATCCTGATCGTCGCGAAGTTCCTGCCCGGGCTCGGCCTGATGTCGGCGCCGCTGCTCGGCACCACCTCGATCGCGATACCCGTGTTCCTGCTCTGGGATTTCGCCGGCGCGACGATGTGGGCCAGCGTCTGGCTGCTCGGCGGCGCCGCGCTCGACCATGAGATCGTGCGCATCGTGCTGTGGGTGCGCAGCAGCGGCGGCACGATCTTCGACGCGTTCGCGGCGATCTTCGTCACGTTCCTGCTCTATCGCTGGGTGCGGCGCATCCAGTTCCGCCGCTGGCTCGCGAAGGTGCGCATCGAGCCGGCCCAGCTCGACGCGATGATGAAGTCGACCGAGCCGCCGCTGATCTTCGACGCGCGGCCGCGCGCGATCCGCCAGAAGGACGCGTACCGGATCGCCGGCGCCTATCCGCTCGATCTCGATTCGTCGGACCAGCTCGATCCGGCGCTGCTGAACCGGCCGCTCGTGGTGTACTGCGTGTGCCCGAACGAGGCCACGGCGAAGAAGATCATCCAGCAGCTGCAGCGCAAGAACATCCACCAGGTGCGGGCGCTGAAGGGCGGGCTGGATGCCTGGGAGAAGCATGGCTATCCGGTCGAGCCGCTGCCGGTGGATTTCGATGCGTCGCGGTATACCGTGAAGCCGGAGCTGGAGATGGATGGGGAATACACGGTTCGGGCGCGGTTGTCGGATACGTGA